The Sphingopyxis fribergensis genome contains a region encoding:
- a CDS encoding AMP-binding protein codes for MKDLVKTGVWENRTTWQDAVAFAQSDPDGVAIWFDDGSELTYRQGCEEAITLAASLTELSLRKGDVVSANLPNWREMAIINLACCALGLVINPIIPIYRDREVGFILKDAGSRLLFTPGGTGSFDYLAMAARIAAMTPSLEHIVTVRPGESESATLSYAELIEKGNPEQFEAAEVDPSHVKLLMYTSGTTGIPKGVLHSHNTLRRSAANSREARGVGEGDITLMASPVTHVTGYSSLEQAFNSPIKTALMSRWDKAAAIDFINRTGATLTVGATPFLKELLDEAEARGTGLPSLRQFACGGAEVSPQLIVRAHETLDNCRCFRVFGSTEVPLVTQGYLRPEHANLAAETDGRIYNYDVRIVDADGRDVAPGEEGEILARGPSMFLGYTDWQETMKAVDGNGYFHTGDLVRAGPEGSIVVSGRLKDLIIRGGENLSAKEIEDVLSLHPAIQEAAVVSMPDPRLGEGVCAFLVLQADCPAPSVGELSQFVRQQGLAPQKAPARIEVISKFPMTASGKIQKNVLRERIREII; via the coding sequence ATGAAAGATCTGGTCAAAACGGGCGTGTGGGAAAACCGCACCACTTGGCAGGATGCCGTGGCCTTTGCTCAGTCAGACCCCGACGGCGTCGCTATCTGGTTCGACGACGGTTCCGAGTTGACTTACCGTCAGGGATGCGAGGAGGCGATTACGCTTGCTGCCTCGCTGACGGAACTGAGCCTGCGCAAGGGTGACGTGGTCAGCGCCAACCTGCCGAACTGGCGGGAGATGGCGATCATCAACCTAGCTTGCTGCGCCCTCGGCCTGGTCATCAACCCGATCATTCCGATTTACCGCGATCGCGAGGTGGGCTTCATTCTGAAGGACGCTGGCTCGCGCCTGCTGTTCACGCCGGGCGGTACGGGGAGCTTCGACTATCTCGCCATGGCGGCGCGCATTGCGGCAATGACCCCTTCGCTGGAGCACATCGTGACGGTGAGGCCGGGCGAAAGCGAGAGCGCAACCCTGAGCTACGCTGAGCTTATCGAGAAAGGGAATCCCGAACAATTTGAAGCTGCGGAGGTCGATCCTAGTCACGTCAAGCTCTTGATGTATACCTCCGGCACCACGGGAATTCCCAAAGGGGTTCTGCACAGCCATAATACGCTGAGGCGTTCTGCGGCCAATTCCCGCGAGGCGCGAGGAGTGGGGGAAGGCGACATCACCCTGATGGCGTCGCCGGTTACTCATGTGACGGGCTATTCGTCGCTCGAGCAGGCATTCAATTCCCCGATCAAGACTGCTCTCATGTCACGCTGGGATAAGGCAGCGGCCATTGATTTCATCAATCGCACAGGGGCCACCTTGACGGTTGGCGCAACCCCTTTTCTCAAGGAGCTTCTGGACGAAGCGGAAGCGCGCGGCACCGGCCTGCCGAGCCTGCGTCAATTTGCCTGCGGTGGCGCGGAGGTGTCTCCCCAGCTGATCGTCCGGGCTCATGAGACGCTTGATAATTGTCGCTGCTTCCGGGTCTTTGGAAGCACTGAGGTGCCGCTCGTCACACAAGGATACCTGCGGCCCGAACATGCAAATCTGGCCGCCGAAACCGACGGCCGGATCTACAATTACGACGTGCGCATCGTCGATGCAGACGGCCGCGATGTCGCACCTGGCGAAGAGGGAGAAATCCTCGCGCGGGGGCCGTCGATGTTCCTTGGGTACACCGATTGGCAGGAAACGATGAAGGCGGTCGACGGGAATGGCTATTTTCATACCGGCGATCTCGTTCGCGCTGGGCCAGAAGGCAGCATTGTCGTCAGCGGGCGGTTGAAAGATCTCATCATCAGGGGTGGCGAAAACCTCAGCGCGAAAGAGATCGAGGATGTCCTGAGTCTTCATCCTGCCATTCAGGAGGCTGCGGTGGTCTCGATGCCTGATCCAAGGCTGGGAGAAGGTGTCTGTGCCTTTCTCGTTCTGCAGGCCGATTGTCCGGCGCCAAGCGTCGGCGAACTCAGCCAGTTTGTGCGGCAACAAGGCCTTGCCCCTCAAAAAGCACCAGCCAGAATCGAAGTAATCAGCAAATTTCCAATGACTGCTTCTGGCAAGATTCAGAAAAATGTTCTGCGTGAGAGAATTCGTGAAATTATATAA
- a CDS encoding SDR family NAD(P)-dependent oxidoreductase, whose protein sequence is MMANEFSLDGKVALVTGAARGIGLEIACRLAQSGAQVVFTDVEPELGPEAAASVQGGSYRNLDVTVQSQWEDTIQEIRDQHGRLDILVNNAGISPAGNIEQSDLALWRRVQTINVESVFLGCRTALPLMRQSGEGGSIINLSSIQALRPAAELAAYSASKAAVRALTKSVALHAARDRIRCNSVHPGGVHTRMLDDFAALTGDAEAALLKLNAANPLGRVGLPLDIANGVLYLASDLSAWVTGLELVIDGGSTL, encoded by the coding sequence ATGATGGCAAACGAATTTTCGCTAGACGGCAAAGTGGCGCTCGTTACCGGCGCGGCACGGGGCATTGGCCTCGAAATCGCTTGCCGGCTTGCGCAAAGCGGCGCGCAGGTGGTTTTCACCGATGTCGAACCAGAACTCGGTCCCGAGGCGGCCGCTTCGGTGCAGGGTGGCTCATACCGCAATCTCGACGTCACGGTGCAATCCCAATGGGAAGACACGATCCAGGAAATTCGTGACCAGCATGGTCGCCTGGACATTCTCGTCAATAATGCCGGGATCAGCCCGGCCGGGAACATTGAACAAAGCGATCTGGCTTTGTGGCGGCGCGTTCAGACCATCAATGTCGAGAGCGTGTTTCTCGGGTGCCGAACCGCGCTGCCGCTGATGCGCCAATCTGGCGAAGGCGGTTCGATTATCAATCTCAGCTCGATTCAGGCCCTGCGCCCCGCAGCCGAACTGGCTGCCTATTCCGCATCGAAGGCCGCCGTGCGGGCTTTGACCAAATCGGTGGCACTCCACGCTGCCCGTGACCGGATACGTTGCAATTCGGTGCACCCAGGCGGGGTGCATACCCGAATGCTTGACGATTTCGCCGCGCTTACCGGCGATGCGGAAGCGGCGCTGCTCAAGCTAAATGCCGCAAACCCCTTGGGGCGGGTGGGTTTGCCGCTCGATATTGCGAATGGCGTTCTCTATCTCGCCTCAGACCTCTCGGCTTGGGTCACGGGCCTCGAACTTGTGATCGATGGAGGTTCGACCCTGTGA
- a CDS encoding FAD-dependent oxidoreductase has product MTYDYDVIVIGGGGAGMAAAITACDSGARVALLEAANQLGGSTALSGGVVYGAPTSIQRAAGIDSDTVDAMFEYYMTLNQHKVEPSIVRRLCELSGPAIEWLISMGVEFDPAELYASGVESVPRGHKTTGNGAALSEVLDREVNRRNIDVSRGCRVTALHTDEHGCVRGVVLDGETVSANSVIIATGGFGHNRLLLNRHYPEAAQHGDWTWAITAKTCTGDGLLMGQEVGADIAGHNRGLLLTTPGFYRDLEVFVPGWLVYVNREGRRFINETTEYAVMAGVVKDQIGGSIFAIFDENARATAVPEPRYAAAHKAGIITLNWVTDKIDEQIAKGKVIKAQTLAELADLVGIESGALETTIARYNSDCEQGVDSKFHKDGELMKPVAQPPFYAAEIRPAIVCLTSTGLRVDRDMHVLDCADRPIGGLFSAGEVSGGVLGDRYIGGGNSIANAIVFGRVAGEQAAREAGLGTDREQA; this is encoded by the coding sequence ATGACCTACGACTATGATGTAATCGTGATTGGCGGCGGAGGGGCCGGGATGGCAGCCGCCATCACGGCTTGTGATTCCGGCGCGCGCGTGGCGCTTCTGGAAGCCGCAAACCAGCTTGGCGGCTCGACGGCATTGTCGGGCGGTGTGGTTTATGGTGCCCCGACCAGCATCCAGCGGGCTGCCGGCATCGACAGCGACACAGTCGATGCAATGTTCGAATATTACATGACCTTGAACCAGCACAAGGTGGAACCGTCGATCGTTCGGCGGCTCTGCGAGTTGTCCGGACCGGCGATCGAATGGCTCATCTCGATGGGGGTCGAGTTCGATCCGGCTGAACTGTATGCCTCCGGTGTGGAAAGCGTTCCGCGAGGCCACAAGACAACGGGCAACGGCGCCGCCTTGTCAGAGGTGCTGGACCGCGAGGTCAACCGCCGCAATATCGACGTTTCGCGGGGCTGCCGCGTGACCGCGCTGCACACAGACGAACACGGTTGTGTGCGCGGCGTCGTACTGGATGGCGAGACCGTAAGCGCGAATAGCGTGATAATCGCCACAGGAGGCTTCGGTCACAACCGGCTCCTCCTGAACCGTCACTATCCCGAAGCGGCCCAGCACGGCGATTGGACTTGGGCCATAACCGCCAAGACCTGCACTGGCGATGGCCTGTTGATGGGCCAGGAAGTCGGCGCGGATATTGCCGGTCACAATCGCGGGTTGCTGCTGACCACGCCCGGTTTCTATCGCGATCTCGAAGTCTTCGTCCCGGGCTGGCTGGTCTATGTCAACCGCGAGGGGCGCCGCTTCATCAACGAAACCACCGAATATGCGGTCATGGCCGGGGTCGTGAAGGACCAAATTGGCGGGTCTATCTTTGCTATCTTCGACGAGAATGCACGCGCCACTGCCGTGCCAGAGCCTCGCTATGCCGCAGCCCACAAGGCGGGGATCATCACGCTGAACTGGGTGACCGACAAGATCGACGAACAGATCGCCAAGGGCAAGGTCATCAAGGCGCAGACCTTGGCCGAACTCGCCGACCTGGTCGGTATCGAAAGCGGCGCGTTGGAAACCACGATCGCCCGTTACAATTCGGATTGCGAGCAAGGGGTGGACAGCAAATTCCACAAGGACGGCGAACTGATGAAGCCTGTCGCCCAACCGCCCTTCTATGCCGCCGAAATCCGCCCTGCGATTGTCTGTCTGACCTCGACCGGCTTGCGGGTGGACAGGGACATGCACGTTCTCGACTGCGCAGACCGCCCCATCGGCGGGCTCTTTTCTGCCGGAGAAGTGTCGGGCGGTGTTTTGGGTGACAGATATATAGGCGGCGGAAATTCGATCGCCAACGCGATCGTCTTCGGACGTGTCGCAGGTGAGCAGGCGGCGCGTGAAGCGGGCCTTGGAACCGACAGGGAGCAAGCATGA